The Altererythrobacter sp. CAU 1644 genome has a window encoding:
- the fabG gene encoding 3-oxoacyl-[acyl-carrier-protein] reductase: MFSLKGMNALVTGASGGIGSAICHALASQGARLAISGSNAAKLRAFREELNDNYKHDEGGHVEITCNLSDTTQVEELIPATVDTLGGIDILVNNAGITRDNLAMRMKDEEWDDVIRINLEAAFRLMRASARPMMKNRFGRIITITSVVGATGNPGQMNYAAAKAGLVGMTKSFAQEVASRGITANCVAPGFIRTAMTDQLPDAQKEALNSRIPMGRMGEGEDIGAAVAFLASREAGYITGETMHVNGGMAMLG; this comes from the coding sequence ATGTTTAGCCTCAAGGGAATGAACGCGCTGGTCACCGGCGCGAGCGGTGGGATCGGTTCGGCCATCTGTCATGCGCTCGCTTCGCAGGGCGCACGCCTCGCAATCTCGGGCTCGAACGCTGCCAAGCTGCGCGCATTCCGCGAGGAGCTGAACGACAACTACAAGCACGATGAAGGCGGCCACGTCGAGATCACCTGCAACCTGTCCGACACAACGCAGGTCGAGGAGCTGATCCCGGCGACCGTCGATACGCTTGGCGGGATCGACATCCTCGTCAACAATGCCGGCATCACCCGCGACAACCTCGCCATGCGGATGAAGGACGAGGAATGGGACGATGTGATCCGCATCAACCTGGAGGCAGCCTTCCGCCTCATGCGCGCTTCGGCGCGCCCGATGATGAAGAACCGTTTCGGCCGGATCATCACCATCACCAGCGTCGTTGGTGCGACCGGCAATCCCGGCCAGATGAACTATGCGGCGGCCAAGGCCGGGCTCGTCGGCATGACCAAGAGCTTCGCGCAGGAAGTCGCCAGCCGCGGCATTACTGCCAATTGCGTCGCGCCCGGCTTCATTCGCACGGCGATGACCGACCAGTTACCCGACGCACAGAAGGAAGCGCTCAACAGCCGCATCCCGATGGGCCGGATGGGCGAGGGTGAGGATATCGGCGCTGCCGTTGCCTTCCTGGCGAGCCGCGAAGCGGGCTACATCACCGGCGAAACCATGCACGTGAATGGCGGGATGGCTATGCTCGGCTGA
- a CDS encoding crotonase/enoyl-CoA hydratase family protein has protein sequence MTVSYRRDGPVAIVTIERPERRNAVDRNTAEALFDAFERFDAEEDASVAILTGAGGAFCAGADLKAISEGDGNGVSETGRAPMGPSRMRLTKPVIAAIEGHAVAGGMELALWCDLRVMAEDAIMGIFCRRFGVPLVDMGTIRLPRLIGHSRAMDLMLTGRPVDAEEALAIGLANRLAPPGLALDHAIALAKEIAAFPQTCLRGDLRSAREQWSLTEEEAIVNEIRIGQQTIASGETRTGATRFRDGTGRHGAFS, from the coding sequence GTGACAGTCAGCTATCGTCGCGACGGTCCGGTCGCGATCGTCACGATCGAACGGCCGGAGCGGCGTAACGCGGTGGACCGCAATACTGCCGAGGCGCTGTTCGACGCATTCGAGCGGTTCGATGCCGAGGAGGATGCATCGGTAGCGATCCTCACCGGCGCCGGCGGCGCGTTCTGCGCCGGGGCGGACCTCAAGGCGATCTCCGAAGGCGACGGCAATGGGGTTTCCGAAACCGGCCGCGCGCCCATGGGGCCAAGCCGGATGCGGCTAACGAAGCCCGTGATTGCAGCAATCGAAGGTCATGCCGTCGCCGGCGGAATGGAACTTGCGCTGTGGTGCGACCTGCGCGTCATGGCCGAAGATGCGATCATGGGCATTTTCTGCCGCCGCTTCGGCGTCCCGCTGGTCGACATGGGGACGATCCGCTTGCCACGGCTGATCGGTCATTCGCGCGCCATGGACTTGATGCTGACCGGTCGTCCGGTGGATGCAGAAGAAGCGCTCGCCATTGGACTCGCCAATCGCCTCGCCCCGCCGGGTCTGGCGCTCGACCATGCCATTGCGCTTGCCAAGGAAATCGCCGCATTCCCCCAAACCTGCCTACGGGGTGATCTTCGTTCGGCGCGCGAGCAATGGTCGCTCACCGAGGAAGAGGCGATCGTCAACGAGATCCGGATCGGCCAGCAGACCATCGCCAGCGGCGAAACCCGCACCGGCGCCACGCGCTTTCGCGATGGCACCGGGCGTCACGGAGCGTTCTCTTAA
- a CDS encoding glutamate ligase domain-containing protein — MSEFPTYDELLTRPFFFCGIGGSGMLPLAQILKGRGVEISGSDRSFDQGRTPEKFTSLERQGYVLHPQDGSGIASQEQILVASAAVEDTVPEMVRAKELGNLKLTRAELNSILFNTSGAGLAVAGTSGKSTVTAMLGWIMHYAGREPTIMNGAVMKNFVTPERPYASAVVGGRSIYVSEVDESDGSIALYRPAVGVLLNVSLDHKSMEELRVLFGDYLKRSRIAAINADDGEALALLPRAKEVVTFGIEQEKAQIGIVAGSIANGPIRQAAAVIDRHDGSEHALVLGMPGRHNLSNALAAISGAASAGVPVALAVEALASFAGLARRFDIIGTSPDGVTVIDDFGHNPEKCAATLRTLKSTPGRVIAFFQPHGYGPLKQMGHELAETFARELDADDITVMCDPVYFGGTVDRSEGTERIIAMIEEHGGKAEHIPAREDCGARMVEVAQPGDRIVVMGARDDTLTAFAKSILEQISARG, encoded by the coding sequence ATGAGTGAATTCCCCACCTATGACGAATTGCTAACCCGACCGTTCTTCTTTTGCGGGATCGGCGGTTCGGGCATGTTGCCGCTGGCGCAGATCCTCAAGGGTCGCGGCGTCGAGATTTCGGGATCGGATCGCAGCTTCGACCAGGGCCGCACGCCCGAGAAATTCACCTCGCTGGAACGGCAGGGTTATGTGCTGCACCCGCAGGATGGCAGCGGCATCGCCTCGCAGGAGCAGATCCTGGTTGCCTCCGCCGCGGTGGAGGACACCGTGCCCGAGATGGTGCGCGCCAAGGAACTGGGCAATCTCAAGCTCACGCGCGCCGAACTCAATTCGATCCTTTTCAACACCAGCGGCGCGGGCCTCGCGGTCGCCGGGACGAGCGGCAAGTCCACCGTCACCGCCATGCTCGGTTGGATCATGCATTATGCCGGACGCGAACCGACGATAATGAACGGCGCGGTGATGAAGAACTTCGTCACGCCGGAGCGGCCTTATGCCAGCGCAGTCGTGGGCGGCCGCAGCATCTATGTCAGCGAAGTCGATGAAAGCGACGGCTCGATCGCGCTCTACCGTCCTGCGGTCGGCGTGCTGCTCAACGTCAGCCTCGATCACAAGAGCATGGAAGAACTACGCGTGCTGTTCGGCGACTATCTCAAGCGCAGCCGCATTGCCGCAATCAACGCCGACGACGGCGAGGCGCTCGCGCTGCTGCCGCGCGCCAAGGAGGTCGTGACCTTCGGCATCGAACAGGAAAAGGCCCAGATCGGGATCGTCGCGGGCAGCATCGCCAATGGGCCGATCCGCCAGGCCGCAGCCGTGATCGATCGCCACGATGGCAGTGAACACGCGCTGGTGCTCGGCATGCCGGGGCGCCACAATCTATCGAATGCGCTGGCTGCGATCTCTGGGGCAGCCAGCGCCGGCGTGCCGGTGGCGCTGGCCGTCGAGGCGCTCGCGAGTTTTGCGGGCCTCGCGCGCCGTTTCGATATCATCGGCACTTCGCCCGATGGCGTGACCGTGATCGACGATTTCGGCCACAATCCCGAGAAATGCGCCGCGACCCTGCGCACGCTCAAGAGTACGCCAGGGCGCGTGATCGCGTTCTTCCAGCCACATGGCTACGGCCCGCTCAAGCAGATGGGGCACGAACTGGCCGAGACCTTCGCGCGCGAACTCGATGCCGACGATATCACGGTGATGTGCGACCCGGTCTACTTCGGCGGAACGGTCGATCGCAGCGAAGGCACCGAACGGATCATCGCGATGATCGAGGAGCATGGCGGCAAGGCCGAGCATATCCCGGCGCGCGAGGATTGCGGCGCGCGTATGGTCGAAGTGGCGCAGCCCGGCGACCGGATCGTGGTGATGGGCGCCCGCGACGACACGCTGACCGCCTTCGCAAAATCGATATTGGAGCAAATCTCCGCACGCGGCTAA
- the dnaN gene encoding DNA polymerase III subunit beta yields the protein MKATIERATLLRCLSHVQSVVERRNTIPILSNVLIDASDGGTLKVMATDLDLQVVENMAAASVESPGAITVSAHLLFDIARKLPEGSQVSLETADNRMAVKAGRSRFSLPTLPRDDFPVIVEGDLPTSFEVPAKTLAEMIDRTRFAISTEETRYYLNGIFLHVTDDDEPVLKAAATDGHRLARFTLKRPEGAEGMPDVIVPRKAVAELRKLLEESLDGNVQVDLSASKIRFTLGGEGGVVLTSKLIDGTFPDYSRVIPTGNDKLLKLDPKSFYEGVDRVATIATEKTRAVKMGLEADKVTLSVTSPDNGTAAEEIAADYGADAFEIGFNANYLKDILSQIDSDTVELHLADAGAPTLIRKDDKSPALYVLMPMRV from the coding sequence ATGAAGGCCACAATCGAACGCGCGACGCTGCTGCGTTGTCTCTCTCACGTTCAATCGGTGGTGGAGCGCCGCAACACCATCCCGATTCTCTCCAACGTGCTGATCGACGCCAGCGATGGCGGAACGCTCAAGGTCATGGCGACCGACCTCGATCTGCAGGTGGTCGAGAACATGGCGGCCGCTTCGGTCGAAAGCCCGGGTGCGATTACCGTGTCGGCACACCTCCTGTTCGACATTGCGCGCAAGCTGCCCGAAGGCAGCCAGGTGAGCCTTGAGACCGCTGACAACCGCATGGCGGTGAAGGCCGGGCGCAGCCGCTTCTCGCTCCCGACGCTGCCGCGTGACGATTTCCCGGTGATCGTCGAGGGCGACCTCCCGACGAGCTTCGAAGTCCCGGCCAAGACGCTGGCCGAGATGATCGACCGGACGCGGTTCGCGATCTCGACCGAGGAAACTCGGTACTACCTCAACGGCATCTTCCTGCATGTCACCGATGACGACGAGCCGGTGCTCAAGGCTGCGGCGACCGACGGCCACCGTCTCGCGCGCTTCACGCTCAAGCGTCCCGAGGGTGCCGAAGGCATGCCCGATGTCATCGTGCCGCGGAAGGCCGTGGCCGAGCTGCGCAAGCTGCTGGAAGAATCGCTCGACGGCAATGTCCAGGTCGACCTGTCGGCAAGCAAGATTCGCTTCACGCTCGGCGGCGAGGGTGGGGTGGTGCTTACAAGCAAGCTGATCGACGGGACTTTCCCGGACTACAGCCGCGTTATCCCGACCGGAAACGACAAGCTGCTCAAGCTTGACCCGAAAAGCTTCTACGAGGGCGTCGATCGCGTCGCGACCATCGCCACGGAGAAGACCCGCGCGGTCAAGATGGGGCTCGAGGCGGACAAGGTCACGCTGTCGGTCACGTCGCCAGACAATGGCACGGCAGCCGAGGAAATCGCAGCCGATTATGGCGCCGATGCGTTCGAGATTGGCTTCAATGCCAATTATCTCAAGGACATCCTCAGCCAGATCGATAGCGACACGGTCGAACTGCATCTGGCCGATGCCGGTGCGCCGACGCTGATCCGCAAGGACGACAAGAGCCCGGCGCTCTATGTGCTGATGCCGATGCGCGTCTGA
- a CDS encoding class I adenylate-forming enzyme family protein, whose amino-acid sequence MHSRDFSLDTMLRANALRLAEREASVDGAQRLTWGELDARVENLARWLLTKGIAPGDRVALLLTDGAPFVTTLLACGRIGAIAVLLNWRLAPGEIGWIMGNAEPRLTFANPRFEALLGESEPGETVLVDEGHDPEGAFEAIVLVAQPPQDAPKLAPERPLYMMYTSGTTGRPKGCLQAGSAVATSALGMCTRRGWTQRERLLSVNPLFHVVGMQQIAAMVACGGTMIFAGRDDDAAAMLDLLHREQCTTTSAFPQILLPWRALEPVREGVMPLTDYTGGAGPGFVPLYEFIEQEWDARVVGGYGQTEICGFATAIDYPDMCAHPRSIGWAMPHVEFAILDPEGNRLAPGEEGEICMRGPTVMLGYWRNEEATEAALGHGWLRSGDLGTMDEKGLVYLLGRAKELIKTGGENVYPAEVDAVFAQMPEVADAGCCGVRDAQWGEAVKAFVVLKPGMELTREEITARFKSQIAGYKRPRYIEFVDQLPRDMLGKLQRLELSQRPVTPDQAA is encoded by the coding sequence ATGCACTCACGCGATTTCTCCCTCGACACCATGCTGCGCGCCAATGCGCTGCGGCTGGCTGAGCGAGAAGCGAGCGTGGATGGCGCCCAGCGCCTGACATGGGGCGAACTCGATGCGCGCGTCGAAAACCTCGCGCGCTGGCTGCTCACCAAAGGCATCGCACCCGGTGACCGGGTCGCGCTGCTGCTCACCGACGGCGCGCCCTTCGTCACCACTCTGCTTGCATGCGGGCGCATCGGCGCGATTGCGGTGCTGCTCAACTGGCGCCTCGCGCCCGGCGAAATCGGCTGGATCATGGGCAATGCCGAGCCGAGACTGACCTTTGCCAACCCCCGCTTCGAAGCGCTGCTCGGCGAAAGCGAGCCCGGCGAAACAGTGCTGGTCGATGAGGGGCACGATCCTGAAGGCGCGTTCGAGGCGATTGTTTTGGTCGCCCAGCCGCCGCAAGACGCCCCAAAGCTCGCTCCCGAGCGCCCGCTCTACATGATGTACACCAGCGGCACGACCGGGCGGCCCAAGGGGTGCCTGCAGGCGGGCAGCGCGGTTGCGACCTCGGCACTGGGCATGTGTACGCGGCGCGGGTGGACGCAACGGGAACGCCTGCTCTCGGTCAATCCGCTGTTCCATGTGGTGGGCATGCAGCAAATCGCCGCGATGGTGGCATGCGGCGGCACGATGATATTTGCAGGTCGCGATGATGACGCGGCAGCCATGCTCGACCTGCTCCACCGCGAACAATGCACCACTACCAGCGCGTTCCCGCAGATCCTGCTGCCCTGGCGCGCATTGGAGCCGGTGCGCGAGGGCGTCATGCCGCTCACCGATTACACCGGCGGCGCCGGACCGGGGTTTGTACCCTTGTACGAGTTCATCGAGCAGGAGTGGGATGCGCGTGTCGTTGGCGGATACGGGCAGACCGAGATCTGCGGTTTCGCGACGGCGATCGATTACCCCGACATGTGCGCGCACCCGCGCTCGATCGGCTGGGCGATGCCGCATGTCGAATTCGCCATTCTCGATCCCGAAGGAAACCGGCTTGCCCCCGGTGAGGAAGGCGAAATCTGCATGCGCGGCCCCACGGTCATGCTCGGTTACTGGCGCAATGAGGAAGCGACCGAAGCGGCTTTAGGGCACGGCTGGCTGCGCAGCGGCGACCTCGGCACCATGGACGAGAAGGGTCTGGTCTACCTGCTCGGCCGCGCCAAGGAGCTGATCAAGACCGGCGGCGAGAATGTCTATCCGGCCGAGGTCGACGCAGTGTTCGCGCAGATGCCCGAAGTGGCCGATGCCGGATGCTGCGGAGTTCGCGACGCGCAATGGGGCGAAGCGGTGAAGGCCTTCGTGGTGCTCAAACCGGGGATGGAGCTGACCCGCGAGGAAATCACCGCGCGCTTCAAGAGCCAGATCGCCGGGTACAAGCGGCCCCGCTACATCGAATTTGTCGACCAGCTTCCGCGCGACATGCTCGGCAAGTTGCAGCGACTGGAATTGTCGCAACGCCCGGTCACGCCCGACCAGGCAGCCTAA
- a CDS encoding DUF2855 family protein has translation MTTQVHVARNQLDQAELAEVDAGPLADGAVRLAVESFSVTSNNVTYAVVGEMVGYWNFFPAPEGQGIVPMWGHAKVIESNCPDIEVGERVYGYLPMASHLDVVPGKVSTHGFVDMTAHRQPLPPIYNQYSRLAADPEHDPAREAERMIYGPLFKTGYMIDYFMRSNDWFGAERVILTSASSKTAMGLASSARQNSPEVRRIGLTSAGNVEFVKGTGLYDDVLAYGDVESLDRLPSVSVDFSGNGGLLAQIHQHLGDSLKYSCLVGVTHIDDRRGPAGSAQDLPGPTPTLFFAPDHIVAFFKEYGPQKAAEMMASAWQDFLRTVEGSVQIERNAGLEAARDVFVEMVGGTVDPARGIVIEP, from the coding sequence ATGACCACTCAAGTTCACGTCGCCCGAAACCAGCTCGATCAGGCTGAACTCGCGGAGGTCGATGCCGGGCCCCTGGCAGATGGCGCGGTGAGGCTCGCGGTCGAAAGTTTCTCCGTCACCTCGAACAACGTCACTTACGCTGTGGTCGGCGAAATGGTCGGCTATTGGAACTTCTTCCCCGCGCCGGAAGGCCAGGGCATCGTGCCCATGTGGGGCCATGCCAAGGTGATCGAGAGCAACTGCCCTGACATCGAGGTGGGCGAACGCGTCTATGGCTACTTGCCGATGGCGAGCCACCTCGATGTGGTCCCGGGCAAGGTTTCGACGCACGGCTTTGTCGACATGACTGCGCATCGCCAGCCGCTGCCCCCGATCTACAACCAGTATTCGCGCCTCGCTGCCGATCCCGAACACGATCCGGCGCGCGAGGCCGAGCGCATGATCTACGGCCCGCTGTTCAAGACCGGTTACATGATCGACTATTTCATGCGCTCGAACGACTGGTTCGGGGCTGAACGTGTGATCCTGACCAGCGCATCATCGAAAACCGCGATGGGTCTGGCGAGTTCGGCGAGGCAGAACTCACCCGAGGTCAGGCGCATCGGGCTCACCTCCGCGGGGAATGTCGAATTCGTGAAGGGCACCGGCCTCTACGACGACGTCCTGGCCTATGGCGACGTCGAAAGCCTCGACCGGCTACCCAGCGTCTCGGTCGATTTTTCCGGCAATGGCGGGCTGCTGGCGCAGATCCACCAGCACCTCGGCGACAGTCTGAAATATTCCTGCCTGGTCGGGGTGACCCATATCGACGATCGCCGCGGACCTGCCGGCTCGGCGCAGGACTTGCCCGGACCGACTCCGACCCTGTTTTTCGCGCCCGACCACATCGTTGCATTCTTCAAGGAGTACGGCCCGCAGAAAGCAGCCGAGATGATGGCATCGGCGTGGCAGGACTTCCTGCGCACGGTCGAAGGTTCGGTCCAGATCGAGCGGAACGCGGGTCTCGAGGCTGCGCGCGACGTGTTCGTCGAGATGGTCGGCGGGACGGTCGATCCGGCGCGAGGGATCGTGATCGAACCTTAA
- the fabD gene encoding ACP S-malonyltransferase: MRAFIFPGQGSQKVGMGAELADASAAAREVFEEVDEALSQKLSAIMRDGPEDQLTLTENAQPAIMANAIATLRVLEKDFGVSLADKGGCVAGHSLGEYSALCAVSAFSLADTARLLKLRGQAMQAAVPVGEGAMAALLGADIDKAQALAEAAAQGDVCEVANDNDPTQVVISGHRAAIERAVELVKDHGIKRGILLPVSAPFHCSLMQPAADRMAEALAATAPGQFALPVYANVTAARVIDPAEEQQLLVEQVTGRVRWRESVLAMRNDGVEQFVELGGKVLGPMVGRIDKEAATASLITIEEIEAFAKEIG, translated from the coding sequence ATGCGAGCTTTCATTTTTCCGGGGCAGGGCAGCCAGAAGGTCGGCATGGGCGCCGAACTGGCCGATGCGAGCGCTGCTGCGCGTGAAGTTTTCGAAGAAGTAGACGAGGCGCTGTCGCAGAAGCTGTCCGCGATCATGCGCGACGGTCCGGAAGACCAGCTCACGCTGACCGAGAATGCCCAGCCGGCGATCATGGCCAATGCCATTGCGACCTTGCGCGTGCTGGAAAAGGATTTCGGCGTTTCGCTGGCAGACAAGGGCGGTTGTGTTGCGGGGCACTCGCTCGGCGAATATTCGGCGCTGTGTGCGGTCAGCGCGTTCTCGCTCGCCGACACTGCGCGGCTTCTTAAGCTGCGCGGGCAGGCGATGCAGGCCGCAGTCCCGGTCGGCGAGGGCGCGATGGCGGCGCTGCTCGGCGCGGATATCGACAAGGCGCAGGCACTGGCTGAAGCCGCCGCGCAGGGCGATGTGTGCGAGGTCGCCAACGACAATGATCCAACCCAGGTCGTCATTTCGGGCCACCGGGCAGCGATCGAACGTGCGGTCGAACTGGTCAAGGATCACGGCATCAAGCGCGGCATCCTGCTGCCGGTGTCGGCGCCGTTCCACTGCTCGCTGATGCAGCCCGCCGCCGATCGCATGGCCGAAGCGCTGGCGGCGACCGCTCCGGGCCAGTTCGCGCTCCCGGTCTATGCCAATGTCACGGCCGCAAGGGTCATCGACCCTGCCGAGGAACAGCAGCTGCTGGTCGAACAGGTCACGGGCCGCGTTCGCTGGCGCGAGAGCGTGCTGGCGATGCGCAACGATGGCGTTGAGCAGTTCGTCGAACTGGGGGGCAAGGTGCTCGGTCCGATGGTCGGCCGCATCGATAAGGAGGCGGCAACTGCCAGCCTCATCACGATCGAAGAAATCGAAGCTTTCGCCAAGGAGATCGGCTGA
- a CDS encoding LD-carboxypeptidase, whose protein sequence is MTRIAVCAPATPITREHAEAAERLVADEFPEHTIFFHDQCFRSAGHFAGTDLQRLEALVELANNPDYDAVWFAKGGYGSNRIAEAAISRMNAAARAKTYVGFSDMGYLLAALYRNGIGQPVHGSMPVSARSERGREAVRRVLRWFSGDGSGLEPSLDGKTPAVAFNLITLAMITNTPLMPDLSGHIVMVEEVSEHDYSVDRLFFHLANTLPRIAGLRLGSVTDVPENDREFGQSVEAIAKFWCNRAGFPYLGRAEIGHTAANRIVPFGLASPSTAG, encoded by the coding sequence ATGACACGGATTGCCGTATGCGCCCCCGCGACGCCGATTACGCGCGAGCATGCCGAAGCTGCCGAGCGATTGGTGGCGGACGAATTTCCCGAGCATACGATCTTTTTCCACGATCAGTGTTTCAGGAGCGCGGGCCATTTTGCCGGTACCGATCTCCAGCGGCTCGAAGCGCTGGTCGAGCTGGCCAACAACCCCGATTATGACGCCGTATGGTTCGCCAAGGGCGGCTATGGCTCGAACCGGATCGCCGAGGCGGCAATCTCGCGCATGAACGCGGCGGCGCGGGCCAAGACCTATGTCGGCTTTTCCGACATGGGTTATCTGCTTGCGGCGCTCTATCGCAACGGGATCGGCCAGCCGGTCCACGGATCGATGCCCGTGAGCGCGCGCAGCGAACGCGGGCGCGAGGCGGTGCGCCGGGTGCTGCGCTGGTTCTCGGGCGATGGCAGCGGATTGGAACCGAGCCTCGATGGCAAGACCCCGGCTGTGGCCTTCAACCTCATCACGCTGGCGATGATCACCAACACGCCGCTGATGCCCGACCTCTCGGGGCATATCGTGATGGTCGAGGAGGTCAGCGAGCATGACTATTCGGTCGACCGGCTGTTCTTCCATCTCGCCAATACGCTTCCCCGGATTGCCGGGCTGCGGCTGGGATCGGTGACCGATGTACCAGAGAACGATCGCGAGTTCGGCCAATCGGTCGAAGCGATCGCCAAGTTCTGGTGCAACCGAGCCGGATTTCCCTATCTCGGTCGCGCCGAAATCGGGCATACCGCTGCCAACAGGATCGTACCCTTCGGCCTTGCCAGCCCTTCGACCGCTGGCTAA
- a CDS encoding glutathione S-transferase family protein → MSAEVRIFGTVISTYTRIVQITCEEAGLSHETIATAAPSPENRHPFGKVPVVEVDGLELYESVSIVQYLDNAHNRGALQPDDPGRRAAMDRWVAIANNYLFPLFEHGLVMPWIMHRFAGMPIDRERIDRALPNISRALAFCDAEIAVDGAWTTGAFDLADVFLYCVLRGVQLTPQGGAGIAQCPQLSAWMAITEQRGSIRATRWESEPQ, encoded by the coding sequence GTGTCGGCCGAAGTTCGCATCTTCGGCACGGTCATTTCGACCTATACGCGGATCGTTCAGATCACCTGCGAGGAGGCGGGTCTCAGCCATGAGACCATCGCTACCGCTGCCCCCTCTCCGGAGAACCGTCATCCATTCGGCAAGGTGCCGGTGGTGGAGGTTGACGGTCTTGAGCTCTACGAGAGCGTCAGCATCGTCCAGTATCTCGACAATGCGCACAATCGCGGTGCGCTCCAGCCGGACGACCCCGGTAGAAGAGCGGCGATGGATCGCTGGGTTGCGATCGCGAACAACTATCTCTTCCCGCTGTTCGAACACGGGCTGGTAATGCCGTGGATCATGCATCGTTTCGCGGGAATGCCGATCGACCGGGAGCGGATCGACCGTGCGCTGCCCAATATCTCGCGGGCGCTCGCCTTTTGCGATGCCGAGATCGCGGTTGACGGAGCATGGACGACTGGTGCGTTCGACCTCGCCGATGTCTTTCTCTACTGCGTCCTGCGCGGCGTTCAGCTGACGCCGCAGGGCGGGGCAGGGATCGCGCAATGTCCGCAACTTTCGGCATGGATGGCAATAACCGAGCAGCGAGGCAGCATTCGAGCGACGCGCTGGGAAAGCGAGCCGCAATAG